In Natrinema amylolyticum, the DNA window TCGGGGCACCCGCGTGCGGAAGAATCATACCTCGCGACGGGACGCTTTCGAGACCGTCGGCGCGGAGCCGCTGGGCGAGGTCGACTACGAGACCGAGGAGGTCAGCTTCCGGCGTGACTACCGCCAGCGAGACGAAACCGAACTCGAGCTCTCCCCGGACCTCGAGAGCGACGTGGAACTCCTCAAATTCACGCCCGGAATGGACCCCGAATTCCTCGACGTCGTCGAGGGCTCTGCAGGCCTGATCATCGAGGGGACGGGCCTCGGACACGTTCACACCGACCTCATCCCGCGAATCGGGGAGCTGATCGAGGACGGGACGACGGTCGTCATGACGAGTCAATGTCTCGAGGGCCGGGTCTGCGACCGGGTCTACGATACGGGTCGGGACCTGCTCGAGGCGGGCGTCGTCGAGGCCGGCGACACGCTGCCGGGAACGGCCAAGGTCAAGCTGATGTGGGCGCTCGAAAACAGCGAAGACGTCGAGGAGGCGATGGGGACCTCGCTGGCCGGTGAGATTCAGGAGCGGTCGGTTCCCTGGGAATAGATCGGATTCGCTCCGGTACCGGCGGGTGCGTCCCGAGTATTCGGTTCCGCTGTGAGATCGGTGAACTGGTTGGCTCGTAACAACTTTTGCTCGGCCGACGAATATGACGATATGGTTATTTCGACCGAATCGGTTTGGGAAGAGCTCACCGACGAATTCGTGCAGGAATACCGAGATGCCGTCGTGTACGCCGATTTAGAGCAAGAAACGATCCTCCACGAGGGGGACCTTCGGATACTCGCGAACGGGTGGGTGAAACTGCCGACCGGTCGCCTCCTCTCTCCCGACGCGGTACACCATATCGATACCTGAATTCTCGGTTCCGCTCGATCCTGCGAAGTTCTTTCCCGGACGACGGCGTGAGGTGTCACTGTTCGACCGACGATGTCATCCGATTCAGACGCCGATCCCACCATCGAGATCCGCCGCGCCACCCACGACGATTACGAGGCCGTCGCCGACTTCACCGGCGACATCTGGCCCGAGCGCGGTGGCGACTACATCCCGCGGATCTACCACGACTGGCTCGAGGACGAGCCGGGGCAGGGCACGAAGACTTTCCTCGCCGAGATCGACGGCGAGGCCGCGGGGATCGTCCAGGGCGTCCTGCTCTCGCCCGACGAGGCCTGGTTTCAGGGGATGCGCGTCGCGGCCGACTACCGCCGGCAGGGCGTGAGCCACCGGCTGAACGAGGCGACCTTCGAGTGGGCTCGCGAGCAGGGAGCGACCGTCGGCCGCGTGATGGTCTTCTCGTGGAACGCGGCCTCGCTCGGTGCGGCGCGGGCGAGCGGCTTCGAGCCGCTCACCGAGTTCCGATTCGCGCATCCCGACCCCGATCCGGACGCCGAGGGTCCCCACGCGGTCTCGAGCGATCCCGCGGCCGCGTGGCGCTACTGGACGCACAGCGACGCTCGCAGTCACCTCGCCGGACTCGGGCTCGCACCCGAAGAGTCGTGGGCCGTCCGGGAACTCACGCGCGACGACGTCGAACGCCTCGCCTACGAGACGGCCGTCTTCGCGGTCGAGAACGACGACGGACTCGCGGGAACGGCCTACCGATCGCGGACGTACGACCGCGAGGTCGAGGACGACGACCCGGACGACTCGAGCGCCGACCAGACGACGACCGAGACGTGGGCCGAATACGGCGTCGGCGCGTGGGCGGATGCCGACGCCGCCCGGTCGCTGTTCGCCGCGATCGCTCGCGACGCGGCCGACTGCGGTGCCGACGAGACGCGCGTCCTGATTCCCGAAACCCCCCGCCACGTCAGCGACGCGCCCTACGCGGGGGCCGGTATCTCGGACGAGCCGGACTTCGTGCTGGGAATCGACCTCTCGGGCTACTGACGCCCTACTCCGACGCCAGCCGCCGCAACCGCTCGAGGCGGCGCTCCGTGGCGGGGTGGGTCGCGAAGAGGCCGCCACCGCCGTCGCGCTCCGGGTCCAGCGCCGGGAGCACCGACATCGCGTCGACGGAGCGGGCGTGCTTCCGGAGGTCCGCGGGCGGTCGCTCCGGTGTCGCCCCGTCGAGGCGCTCGAGCGCCGACGCGAGCGCGCCGGGGTCGCCGGTCGCGGCGACGGCCGCCCGGTCGGCGGCGAACTCCCGCCCGCGGGAGAACAGCCCGACGCCGAGGGCCGAACTGCCGACCAGAAGCCGGCCGACGGCGAGCCAGGGGAGGTCGCGCGGGTCGAACTCGTCTTCCTCGCGAAACATCTCGTAGAACTCCTCTGACGCGACCAGCGGGACGAGCATCCACGTCATCAACCGCTGGTCGCCGTTCGAGAGGTGGGCGAGTTCGTGCGCGATGACGGCCTCGAGTTCCGCGTCGGAGAGGGTCTCGAGGAGGCCGTCGGAAACGACGACGATCGGCTCGCCGCCGTACGACAGCGTACACGCGATCGGCGTCGTCGCGGGGTGGTGTCGCAGTTTCGGCATCGGCAGCCCGAACGTGGCCGCGATTCTGCGGGTCGCCGCGCCGACGCGCCCGTTCTCTGCCAGATCGATCGGGTCCGTGTTCCGGAGGAGTTGCCGTCGACTGGTGCGGATCGCTTTGCGAACGCCGGCCATCCACACGACGAACGAGAGGATCGTCCCAACCGCGAACGCGACGGTGATCGTTCCGAGTCCGGGCTCGGTCACTTGATCGATCGCCATGATCGCAAAGACGGCGACGATGACGCCGACGGTCGCCGCGAGCGCCAGTCCGAGTCCGACGAGCGTCCCGAGACCGATCACGCTCGCCCCGATCGCGCGCGCTCCGAGGCTGAGCATCGTTCGTAGTCGCACGAGCGCCCGTTTCGAGCGGATACCAGTAAACGATTCGAATAGTATCCTCGAGAATCACGTCACCGTTCGTCTGGGTCGAGCGAAGGGTTACTCGGCCGATTCAGACGTTACCCACCGCTGACGGGCGGGAACAGCGCCAACTCGTCGCCGTCCTCGAGCTCCGTCTCCATCCCTTCCTCTTCGACCAGGACGTTCGTTCCGTTCCGAAGCACGTTGATCTGCGATCGCAACTCGCCGTCCTCGAGCACGCGGTCCTCGAGTTCGGGCGCCTCGTCGAGCAGCGCCTCGAAGGCGTCCCCGACGGTGTCGCCGGCTGCGGCGTCGACGGTCACGTGTTTGTCGCCCGCGCGCTCGGCGAGGTCGGCGAACAGTTTCCACTCCGTGGGCATACGTGGCGCTATCGGTGCCGAGGGCAAGTAGCTACCGCTCCTGTGTCCGTTCCCGCTCCCGCCCCGGTTCTCGATCGGCGTCCGCGTCCACGTCCGGATTCCGGTCCGATTCCTCGCTTCGCTCCGCCGCTTGGACCAGCGTCCGCTCAGTCACTCGGCGAAGCGCCTCCGGGCGACCGAGCACGTAGGCGACGTCCCCGGCGGCGAGTCGCACGTCGCCGGCCGGCAGCGGCAGCCGCTCGTCGCCGTCGTCGGCCTCGTCAGTCTCGCGCTCGAGCGCGAGCACTAAGACCGGCAGCGAATCGATCGGCACGTCGACGAGCGGGTCGTCCGACGCGACCGAGACGGTCGTGACCGTCTCGTCGGCCGCTCGGAGCAGGGAGACGAGGTCTCGCTCGGCGTCCGGGCTGCCCGGCAACGTCACGAGCCGATAGCCGCGCCCGGGCTCGAGGTCGCGGGCGTCGTCGGCGTCAAGGGCGACGGTCGTAGTGTCGTCGGCGGTCGCCCGCAGTTCGCCGCCGGCGACCCGTCGAGCGATACCCCCCTCGTCGTCGCGCGCCCAGATTCGGACCGCGTCGCCCGGACTGGCGTCGGCCGCGGGGTCGCCGGTCAGGGCGACAGCGACGGTCCCCGGCGCGAGCGTCGGCCCGATCCCCGCCGGTCGACTCCCGACGGCGAGGTACTCCACCGTCCCGCCTGCGGTGAGGTCGACGTCGACGTGTCCGATTCCGAAGTCGCGCTCGAGGCGAGCGATCAGCCGCTCGCGCAGCTCCTCGACGGTGAGCCGACGCGGGAAGAGGAACGTCTGGCCCGCGAGTTCGGTCTTGACCGACTCGTCGACGGCGTCGTAGCCGTCGATGTCGCCGATCTCGTCGGGCAGTTCGACGCTGACGACGCGGCCGGCCGAGCGAACGAGCTGCGTGACCTCGGTGATCGTCCGCGGGGTCGCGACCATGAACACGTCCAGCGCGAGGTAATCCCCGAGCCGTCGCCCCGCGTCGGCGGCGATCGCACTGGCGACGAACGCGGCAATGGTGAAGACGGCAGTGGTCGGCTCGGTCAGCCCGGTGTTACCGATGATCGCCTGTGACAGTGTGCTCTGGGTGTTCAACCAGATCGCGACGATGGCGACGCCGACGAGGACCGCGACGCCCTCCGGGATTTCGTCGGCGCTGTACCAGCGGTAGAGAAACGCCACGCTTGCTCCCGCGCCGGCCGCGAGCGCTGCGAAGCCGAGGATCCGGGCGACGGCTTCGAAGAGCGTTTCGGTGGGGACGAGCTGGGCGACGACGGGATCGATCACGCGCGATCACCGCCGTCGGTGGGACTGCCGTCTCCGGCGCGGTGCCGGCCGTTCATCGCGCGATCGCCTCCGCGAACGCCTCGGTCGCGTCGTCCGGCCCCGCGACGAACGCCTCGTCGCCGGCCTCGAGTCGCCGTTCGATGCCGGGGCCGAACACCCAGCCGTGGCGACGGCCGCTCGTCTCGCTGCCGTGCCGTCGCACCGCGAGGACCGTCACGTTCGCCGGCGACTCGGTCGTCTCGAGGCCGGCGGTCTCGTCCGCACCGGTCGCCCCGACGGTGAATCGGCGGATAGCGTACCCCTCGCGTTTGACCAGCGCGAGCGCCTCGAACTCGCGGCTCGTTCCGCGAGACCGCACGACGAGACGCGGCGACTCGACCTCGAGGATCGGTTTCACGTCCCGCCGCGCAACGGCGACGGTCACGCGGCCCGGGCCGCCGGCGGTCGACGTATTCGGCTTCGGATCGGCGATCGCGGGTTCGGTGT includes these proteins:
- a CDS encoding TrkA C-terminal domain-containing protein codes for the protein MIDPVVAQLVPTETLFEAVARILGFAALAAGAGASVAFLYRWYSADEIPEGVAVLVGVAIVAIWLNTQSTLSQAIIGNTGLTEPTTAVFTIAAFVASAIAADAGRRLGDYLALDVFMVATPRTITEVTQLVRSAGRVVSVELPDEIGDIDGYDAVDESVKTELAGQTFLFPRRLTVEELRERLIARLERDFGIGHVDVDLTAGGTVEYLAVGSRPAGIGPTLAPGTVAVALTGDPAADASPGDAVRIWARDDEGGIARRVAGGELRATADDTTTVALDADDARDLEPGRGYRLVTLPGSPDAERDLVSLLRAADETVTTVSVASDDPLVDVPIDSLPVLVLALERETDEADDGDERLPLPAGDVRLAAGDVAYVLGRPEALRRVTERTLVQAAERSEESDRNPDVDADADREPGRERERTQER
- a CDS encoding ubiquitin-like small modifier protein 1, translated to MPTEWKLFADLAERAGDKHVTVDAAAGDTVGDAFEALLDEAPELEDRVLEDGELRSQINVLRNGTNVLVEEEGMETELEDGDELALFPPVSGG
- a CDS encoding M48 family metallopeptidase, whose amino-acid sequence is MRLRTMLSLGARAIGASVIGLGTLVGLGLALAATVGVIVAVFAIMAIDQVTEPGLGTITVAFAVGTILSFVVWMAGVRKAIRTSRRQLLRNTDPIDLAENGRVGAATRRIAATFGLPMPKLRHHPATTPIACTLSYGGEPIVVVSDGLLETLSDAELEAVIAHELAHLSNGDQRLMTWMLVPLVASEEFYEMFREEDEFDPRDLPWLAVGRLLVGSSALGVGLFSRGREFAADRAAVAATGDPGALASALERLDGATPERPPADLRKHARSVDAMSVLPALDPERDGGGGLFATHPATERRLERLRRLASE
- a CDS encoding GNAT family N-acetyltransferase, which translates into the protein MSSDSDADPTIEIRRATHDDYEAVADFTGDIWPERGGDYIPRIYHDWLEDEPGQGTKTFLAEIDGEAAGIVQGVLLSPDEAWFQGMRVAADYRRQGVSHRLNEATFEWAREQGATVGRVMVFSWNAASLGAARASGFEPLTEFRFAHPDPDPDAEGPHAVSSDPAAAWRYWTHSDARSHLAGLGLAPEESWAVRELTRDDVERLAYETAVFAVENDDGLAGTAYRSRTYDREVEDDDPDDSSADQTTTETWAEYGVGAWADADAARSLFAAIARDAADCGADETRVLIPETPRHVSDAPYAGAGISDEPDFVLGIDLSGY